The region GGATGCATTCATGCTGGTGAACTCGATTGACCTGGGGGCGGATGCAGACATCCGACCCCAGCCACCCAATCACGTTGCTACACGGTTACACAAAAACCGGATTTCCAGCCACACGGATGCTATTTTCTAGCTGGAAAACATCAAGGCATGACATGCACAATCATCACGTCATGATATTCCTGATTCCAGTCCGAGTTGCCGACCAGAACGAGCTTGCTGCCAGATGAGAGCAGGCCATGCTCTTTGCCGTAATTGGCGACGAACGCCAGAAGTTCGCTGGGTGGGTACTTGACCGCTTCTGTCGCGAGGGGCGTGACCCCCCAGTAGAGCTTCATCCGTCGGGCAATTTCCGGTCGATCCGTCAGAGCGAGAATGGGAACCGTCCCGCGCTGTCTTGAAAGCGCCATGGCTGTTTTGCCGCCGCGAGTGGCGACCACAATCAGGTTCGCTCCCAGTTGCTCGGCGGCATTGCCAGCACCACAAACCACCGCTTCAGTAATGGCGGTGGCCCGATTGCGGGGAAGAGCCAACTTGTCGACGAACTTATGAGGATCAAGCAGCCGCTCGGCATGTCCGGCAATGCGGCTCATCATGGAAACAGCCGCCACGGGATGATCACCCACGGCCGTCTCGCCCGAAAGCATCACGGCATCGGTTCCATCGAGGACGGCATTCGCCACGTCCGTCGCTTCAGCCCGCGTGGGAAGTTCATTTTTCTGCATACTGTCGAGCATTTGTGTGGCGGTAATAACCGGAATTCGATGCTCGTTGCATAGGCGGATAATCCGCTTTTGAAGTACGGGAACACGATCCACATCAGCTTCGACACCCAGATCACCGCGGGCGACCATAACAGCATCCGTCTCACCGATAATCGCTTCCAGATCATTAATCGCCTCGACTTTTTCAATCTTGGCGACAATCCACGGAGGCGTCGTCGTGGGATGCTCGGCAATCACCTTCCGCAGATCTCGCAAATCCTGGGCGGAACGCACGAAGCTCAACCCAATATAATCCAGTTGATGATCCAGAGCCCATTGCAGATCTTCGCGGTCTTTGATTGTCAACGAAGGTGTGCTCAGCGCCACGCCGGGAAGATTAACCCCTTGTTTGGAGCGGATCATGCCCGCCTGGGTGACTTCGCAAACCACTTTTCCGGCCGTCGCATCCTGCTCCAGAACCTTCATGGAGACCGTTCCGTCGGCAAGCAGCACTCGGTCGCCAGGCCTCAGATCGTCGATCAGTTGCTCATAGGTGCAGGTGAGCTGGTTGTCTGTACCGGCGGAAACCTGTCTGACGAATTCAAACTTGGCACCATATCGGCAGCGAATGCCATCTTCTGGCAACAGACCCAGACGAATTTTGGGGCCAGAAAGATCACCGAGCACTCCCAGTGGTGTGCCAAGTTCGACCGAGATTTTCCGAATCGAATCCAGCACCCCTTCGAGAATGTCGTACTTGGCATGAGCAAAGTTCAACCGGAAAATGTCCACCCCGGCAATCGCCAGCTCGCGAAGTTTTTCGGGAGACGAGCAGGCAGGACCCACTGTCGCGATAATCTTGGTTTTTGCAAACGGCGTTTCGGAACGGAGTACGTAAGACATATCTGGAACTTCCTCATGGGCCAGAGATTGAAACGAGCAATCCCCTGAAGAGTCGAAAGATGAGCGTTTGAGGCGGCAGGATAGCACATCCGGAGAAATTCGCGCAGTCCGGGAAGCGCGCCATTTGCTCGATTTTCACGGAGATCTCTCGGGTACGGTATTCGCTTAACATAATTGACAGAATCACTTCGACCGAGTTGAAAAGTGCCGCCCCGTTCGATCAGCTTCCAGCAGATGACCGGTTTTCGCCCAGATTGATCAATTTTTGTCGTTTCCTTTTTGTCGTTGACCTGGCAAGAAGCACTGACCGGATGACCCCCAATGAAGTTCTTTCTTTGTAGAACCTACTTCGGGCAATCGTGACGAGGTGAATTGCAATAACACGAATGTATGGTGGTGCAGAATCATGCCTCAGACGAAGCGGAGAATCACATCAATCAACCTCGTCCTCGTGATCGTCTTACTGGCTGTCAACGGGTTCGTCACCAGTGTGAATATCGGTCGGCTGTTCGATGCCCAGCGGGATGTCTCGCACACTTTTGAAGTGCTGAGACTGCTGGCCAATCTGCAGGAAGAAATGGTGACGTTTGAATCGAGTTGCCGGGGTTTTGTAATCGCCAGAGAATCGACTTACCTCGATAGCGGCCTGGTCGCACTTGAGCAACTCCCTCGAACTTATGCGGATCTTTCGGATCAACTGGCTGATAATCCCGAGCAAACCCGACGTTTAGTCGAACTCGCACCAATCATTGCCGAGAGACTGGGAGTGGCTGCCAATGCGATTCAGGTTTTTATCGAATCTGGTGAAGCGGAATTGATGAAGATTGCCAGGACAGGCCGAGCCCGTGTGCAGATGGATGAAATCCGCTCGCGCGTGGCTGAGATGATTCAGGCCGAAAGGACATTGCTGGATCAGCGTTCGGCTGGCGTGGAGTTCAATTACTACGTGGCCATCATGACGACGTTACTGGCCGTGCTGATCTCAACAGGAGTGGCAATTGGTGCCTGGAGATCCATCGATCAGGAACTGGCCGCCAGAATTGTGGCCGAGCAGTCGGCTCGTCTGACAAGCGAAAACTTTCGTGTCACAATTCACAGTGTGGACGATGCATTGGTGACAACCGACGCCCAGGGCCGTATCACGTTGATGAATGAAGTTGCAAAGTCGCTCATTCAAGTAAGCGATGATGTGCTCGGGCAGCCGGTTGATCGAATTTTTCAGATCCAGCAGGATTCTGGCACGACAGCCAATGAGCACCCGGTGCATCAGGTTCTTCGAACGGGCCAGAAACTGGCTGCCACGGAAACCAACTGGCTCATCAGGGCTGATGGGACACGTGTTGCCGTCGATGATCGGGCTTCGCCGATTCGTAATTCCAAAGGGAAGCTGCAGGGGACAGTCCTCGTTGTGCGGGATATCTCGGAAAAGCTCAAAGCGGCACAGGCCATTCGACGTCGTGATGAGCGTTTTCGCAGAGTGTTCGACAGCAGTCTGGTGGGTATGGCGCTGTGCAACAAGTATGGTCGCATTATTGATGCGAACGAAACTTACCTTGAAACGATTGGTTATTCGCGAGAAGGGCTTTATAGCGCTGACCTGAGTTGGGGCGATATCACACCCACGCAGTTTTCGGGATTGGATACCGGCGCCTGGGAAGAGTTACGAGCCACAGGTCGCTGCCGACCGTTCGAGAAAGAGTTTATCGCACAAAACGGCATGCGGGTTCCAGTGCTGATTGCCGCTGTCAAATTGCTTGATGACGAGGAAAGTGAGGTGGCGATCTACACCGTCAACCTGTCACAACTGCGGGCTGCCGAACAGCGTTATCGGATGCTCACCAATGCCTCGCCACAGATCGTCTGGATTGCCCGGCCCGGCGAAGACAATCTTTACTGCAATGACCGCTGGTACGAATATACAGGGCTGACACCCGACGAAACCCGTGGCATGGGCTGGCTGCGTGCTGTCCCAACAGAACATCAGGGACAGGTCGCGCGTGAATGGTCGACGGCTTCCCGCAAGCCGGAAACCTGTGAGTTTGAACTTCCACTCCGCGGAAGAGATGGATTGAGCCGGTGGCATTTATTGCGAGGGGTTCCACAAATCAACAGCGATGGCGTCGTGGTGGAAATGATCGGCACCATGACCGACATCGACGCGCTGCGTCAGGCTCAACAGGAGCTTGAACTTGCCGATCGCAGGAAGGATTTTTTTCTCGCCACGTTGTCACACGAATTGAGAAATCCACTGACACCGATTTCGAATGCTCTGGAAGCATGGCGGGCTGCAGATTTATCTCCCGAAGAACTGACAGAAGTGCGTGAGATGCTCAGTCGCCAGACAAAGCAGATGGTGCGCCTGATCGACGATCTACTGGATGTTTCACGCATCAGTGGGGGAAAAATCCAGTTAAAGCCAGCCATTCTTGATCTTCGTGAATGCATCCAGACGTCCATAGAAGTCGCCCAGCCGCTGATTCGACAGGCGGGTCATCAGTTGACCACCGACTTACCGAACGAACCTGTCTGGATTAAGGCCGATGCCACACGCATCGTGCAGATCGTCGCCAACCTGTTGAACAATGCGGCCAAGTACACCGATCCCCAGGGCAGGATTCACCTCCAGGTCGTGCCGTTTGAGCATCAGGTGGAAATTCAGGTCGTTGATAACGGTGCAGGAATCCCGGCACACATGCTGGAACAGATTTTCGGCATGTTCGAGCAGGTGGGAAGTTCGCTTGATCGAGCTCAAGGGGGTTTGGGGATTGGTCTGACGTTGGTTCGCTCACTGGCAGAACTGCATGGCGGAAGTGTGGTGGCCTTCAGCGAAGGACTCGGCAAGGGAAGTCGATTTACCATCACTTTGCCCCGGTCCCCGGCACCTGTCGCCATTGAACCTCCAGTGAATAACAATTCCACCGAAAAGCCTGAGAATTCGGCAAAGGCAGACGGCCATCTGTCCAGCGATCGTGAAGACACAGCCACTCAGATCAACACGTTGAACACCAATGGATCTCTGCAGGATCAAACTGCAGAACAACCGGCGGGCAATTTACGCATCATGATCGTGGATGATGTCGCTGCCAGTGCGAAAACTCTCGGGATGATGCTGCGCGCGATTGGACAGCCTGCGGAAATCTGTCTCGATGGTCATGAAGCGATCCAGCGAGTTCTTGCCAATCCTCCCGATCTGGTCTTTCTCGATATCGCCATGCCCGGGATTGATGGTTATCAGGTCGCCCGACAGATTCGCGCGCAATGCCCCCAGCGCCCGGTCCTGGTGGCACTCACTGGTTTTGGCCAACCCGATGATCGCAAGCGCACACAGGCTGCGGGATTCAATCAGCATCTGACGAAACCCACCAGCCTTGACTCTCTGCGGGCACTGCTTAAGCATTATGGAAGTTCTGAGCGGCCCAGTGAGTCAGTCAGAAGTGATACTCATGCGGACTGAACTCGTGCGGACTAAACTGTGATGAACGGTCATTTCTTCCTGCCCTGAGGATCACTCCGAGTGACGACCGCTCCGCTGCATGAGTTTCCTACGCCTGTGCGTATTGCCAGACAGATCCGCCTGTTTGCGAGGCAATTTCCAGTCACACTCAGTTTCATGCTGTTGTCGGCGATACTGTTTCTGCTCACCTTCATCGCGGGAGGGGAATCGACCGAGAGCCAATCGAGAAACTGGGGTGCGATTTCGACACTCAGTTTCTTTCGGGAAGTCGAACCACAGATCTGGAAAAATGTCACCCCCGAGTTGTATGGGCCCTTTGAATTATGGAAGGGAGAATGGTGGCGATTGCTGGTGACAGGGTTTCATCATGGAGATCCTGTCCACCTCACCTTGAATCTGATGGTACTGGCATTTCTGGGCCCGCTGGTGGAACAACGCCTGGGCAAGATTTCCTTCAGCCTGTTCTTCGTGTTCTCGATCATCTTTTCAGTCTGTGCCGAACTCTTCTGGGGTGAGAATGTGGTCGGGATTTCGGGAGGTCTCTTTGCACTGCTTGGTTATCTCGTGATCGCACGACTTCGAGACGAAGAACTCGCCCGGCAGCTCCCCGATGAACGCTGGATCTTTTACCTGCTGATGGCTGCGGTGATGGCCGGCTTATCGGCTCTGGAAATCCTGAACATCGGAAATACCGCCCATGTCAGCGGCCTGCTGGTGGGAGTCGCCTGGGCTGTCATCAATCCCTGGTCCTGGCCCTGGCGAATGGTCTTCATAACAGCCGCATTCGTGCTGCTCGTGGCTGCCGGGTATGGAGCCGTTCATCCATTTTGGCTGGGCCGGTATCACTGGTATCTGTCGCGACTCGACAAACCCGATTCGGCAGCACGCATACAATTGCTGCGAAGAGCCATCTCGTATGACCCCCGCCTTCCAGGTGCATGGATGGAACTGGCCGAACGACAACAGTCTTCGCAACAGCCCATGGATGCGTGGAAAACTCTTCTCGAAGGGATGCTGATCAATCGCAACAGTCTCGAACTGTTAGATGCCACCAGTCAGCAGTGGGGTTTGTTGAAACGATTGCATCTGGAGCCGTTAGCCACTGAGATCGCAGTGCAGACACTCGGCGAAGATTCGTCCATCTGGCTCAAGCAGTTTGATGAACATCTGGCACGAAACAGTCTTGGCCCATCCATGGAAGATGATCTGCAGGATTGGTCTCAGCAAAACCCCGATTCATGGATGAGATCTCCCCTGATTGAAACGGTTCGG is a window of Planctopirus limnophila DSM 3776 DNA encoding:
- the pyk gene encoding pyruvate kinase translates to MSYVLRSETPFAKTKIIATVGPACSSPEKLRELAIAGVDIFRLNFAHAKYDILEGVLDSIRKISVELGTPLGVLGDLSGPKIRLGLLPEDGIRCRYGAKFEFVRQVSAGTDNQLTCTYEQLIDDLRPGDRVLLADGTVSMKVLEQDATAGKVVCEVTQAGMIRSKQGVNLPGVALSTPSLTIKDREDLQWALDHQLDYIGLSFVRSAQDLRDLRKVIAEHPTTTPPWIVAKIEKVEAINDLEAIIGETDAVMVARGDLGVEADVDRVPVLQKRIIRLCNEHRIPVITATQMLDSMQKNELPTRAEATDVANAVLDGTDAVMLSGETAVGDHPVAAVSMMSRIAGHAERLLDPHKFVDKLALPRNRATAITEAVVCGAGNAAEQLGANLIVVATRGGKTAMALSRQRGTVPILALTDRPEIARRMKLYWGVTPLATEAVKYPPSELLAFVANYGKEHGLLSSGSKLVLVGNSDWNQEYHDVMIVHVMP
- a CDS encoding PAS domain S-box protein, translated to MPQTKRRITSINLVLVIVLLAVNGFVTSVNIGRLFDAQRDVSHTFEVLRLLANLQEEMVTFESSCRGFVIARESTYLDSGLVALEQLPRTYADLSDQLADNPEQTRRLVELAPIIAERLGVAANAIQVFIESGEAELMKIARTGRARVQMDEIRSRVAEMIQAERTLLDQRSAGVEFNYYVAIMTTLLAVLISTGVAIGAWRSIDQELAARIVAEQSARLTSENFRVTIHSVDDALVTTDAQGRITLMNEVAKSLIQVSDDVLGQPVDRIFQIQQDSGTTANEHPVHQVLRTGQKLAATETNWLIRADGTRVAVDDRASPIRNSKGKLQGTVLVVRDISEKLKAAQAIRRRDERFRRVFDSSLVGMALCNKYGRIIDANETYLETIGYSREGLYSADLSWGDITPTQFSGLDTGAWEELRATGRCRPFEKEFIAQNGMRVPVLIAAVKLLDDEESEVAIYTVNLSQLRAAEQRYRMLTNASPQIVWIARPGEDNLYCNDRWYEYTGLTPDETRGMGWLRAVPTEHQGQVAREWSTASRKPETCEFELPLRGRDGLSRWHLLRGVPQINSDGVVVEMIGTMTDIDALRQAQQELELADRRKDFFLATLSHELRNPLTPISNALEAWRAADLSPEELTEVREMLSRQTKQMVRLIDDLLDVSRISGGKIQLKPAILDLRECIQTSIEVAQPLIRQAGHQLTTDLPNEPVWIKADATRIVQIVANLLNNAAKYTDPQGRIHLQVVPFEHQVEIQVVDNGAGIPAHMLEQIFGMFEQVGSSLDRAQGGLGIGLTLVRSLAELHGGSVVAFSEGLGKGSRFTITLPRSPAPVAIEPPVNNNSTEKPENSAKADGHLSSDREDTATQINTLNTNGSLQDQTAEQPAGNLRIMIVDDVAASAKTLGMMLRAIGQPAEICLDGHEAIQRVLANPPDLVFLDIAMPGIDGYQVARQIRAQCPQRPVLVALTGFGQPDDRKRTQAAGFNQHLTKPTSLDSLRALLKHYGSSERPSESVRSDTHAD
- a CDS encoding rhomboid family intramembrane serine protease, translating into MTTAPLHEFPTPVRIARQIRLFARQFPVTLSFMLLSAILFLLTFIAGGESTESQSRNWGAISTLSFFREVEPQIWKNVTPELYGPFELWKGEWWRLLVTGFHHGDPVHLTLNLMVLAFLGPLVEQRLGKISFSLFFVFSIIFSVCAELFWGENVVGISGGLFALLGYLVIARLRDEELARQLPDERWIFYLLMAAVMAGLSALEILNIGNTAHVSGLLVGVAWAVINPWSWPWRMVFITAAFVLLVAAGYGAVHPFWLGRYHWYLSRLDKPDSAARIQLLRRAISYDPRLPGAWMELAERQQSSQQPMDAWKTLLEGMLINRNSLELLDATSQQWGLLKRLHLEPLATEIAVQTLGEDSSIWLKQFDEHLARNSLGPSMEDDLQDWSQQNPDSWMRSPLIETVRPRFVEPHKPSGLPDDSPNSAIEGTTL